GGCATCTATCTCTCGGTGGCGCTGCGTCCCGACTGTAGTGCCCAGGCCGCGCAACAGCTCACCCTCTGCTGTAGTTGGGGCATTGCTCAGGCTCTTCGGCAGGGGTCGATTCCGGTGCAGATTAAATGGCCCAATGATTTGGTGATCGAGGGGCGCAAACTTGCCGGCATTTTGACAGAAACCCGTCTGCGCCAGGGGCAGGTAAAGCAGGCCGTGGTTGGCGTGGGGCTCAACTGGAGGAACACCACCCCAGCCCATGGCATCGCGCTGCGGGATTGGCTGATCGAGCAAGGGCGATCGCCTCTCCCCTCCATGGAGCAGGTGGTGGCCCAAGTCCTGTGGGGACTCCTGAGCGCCTATGGCCTATGGCAGCAGGTTGGCATGGCAGCGATCGCCCCTGATTACCACGAGCTTCTCAGCCATCTCGGACAATGGGTACCCCTAGGAGATCGGCAAGTGCAGGTGATCGGCATTTCACCCCAGGGAGATCTGGAGGTGCGGGAGGCTGAGACTGAAAGCGATCGCCACCTGCAGCCAGGAGAAATCCACCTCGGCTACGCAACTCCAGGCGAACCCAATTCTAACGCTCTAAGCGCGGGGAAAGGTGGGGAGATCAATCGAGGCTAGGGACGTCCGCTTTTTGCGAGGGCTAGAGGTTTCTAGGGTAGGAGAGGGGGGAGCTGGGGGAGTTAGTGGAGTTGGCGGTGGGGCGATCGCTGGCTTTTCTTGGGGTAATGATAAGGACGGACGTCCAGCAGCCTTGGATGCAGTAGCCTTGGGTAACGACGTTCCATGCCCCGGCACAGCATCGTAGTTAATTGCGGCAAAGGCATCAAAATTGCCCGATAGGCTCGCCTGCACCACATCATCGGTGGAAATATCCACCAGCCGTGCCAGATCTTGCCACAGCGACTCTTCTGCCTCAGGCGAAACCGTGCTGTCTGCGGAGAGATCGTCGAACAACGGTACGCGATCGCCGGACGGTTCGACCTCCGAAGCCGACGGCGTAGCGGGAGAAGCTTCAGCCGGCTGCTCGGCCTTAATCACCTCCATCACCGAATCCAGCAAGGGTTGTACCGCCGCATCAAGCTGTTGCAGCAGGGCAGGATCGAGGGGAGCCGGTTTTTCTTTCTCCCCGGGCAAGGACAAGCTTGATGGCGCTTCCGGATCGCGTTTGACTTGGGACAGGGCTGTCAGTTTGGGGGGAAGAGGCGTCTGGGCGAAGCTGTTGACAGGACTGAAACCAGCCTTGGCAGAATCTGAGACGGCTGCCAGATCCGTAGGTGACTCCGTGAGCAACCCTGTGGACACATCAATCGGTGGCGTAGCGGGCGAAGCCACAAGGGGCGCGACCGGCAGAATGGTATCCAGAGGCTCTTCTTCTGACATGAGCGGCACATCATGCAGGGCAGACTGGAGCTGGGCTTCGATCTTGGAAACATGGTCAGAAATAGCCTGGGCTGACCAGGGCTGAATCCCCTTAGCTTCCCGTAAGACAGCGGGCAGCCCTTCATCAGCGGCCTCTGCATCAGCCCCTTCTAGGTAGCTCGGCAGGGGCACTTCTAGGGATTTTTCCAAGGCAACTTTGAACTGCAGAGTATAGCGCTGCTGGCGATGGAGACGCGATCGCAGATCTCGACAAACCGCTTCTAGCTCCGTCAAATGTTGCGTCTGGGCTTGGTAGCGCTGCTGGGTCAGAGCACATTCCCGCTCTAGCTCAGCAATCCGCTGCTGGCTACTTGTAAACTGAGCTGTGAGGGTATCAATGCGGATCTGCTGGCGCTGTTGGTGTGCCACCTCTCCTTGAGGCAATTGGGATAGCTGATCGGCTGATGAATCTAAGGTGGTGGCAGAGCGATCGCCCCCCAATCCCGCCGCCATCTGGGCATCGTCCAACGCGACCTCAAGCTGATTCACCCGCTCCAGCAACGCATGATTACACTGGTTGAGATCTTGAATTAAGGCAATTAAATCCGATACTTCCGGTGGCGCAGGGGGCTCATTGGGAGCAGAATCGGAAGACGTCGTGGCGGTGCTGGCCGTTGAAGAGAGATCGGGCAACACTGTTAATGGCCGAGGGCGATCGCTGGGGGAGGACGTCGTCAGCCGAGGCTGCACATCACCACTGTCGTACATCGCCCGCCGCTCCATGGCATCAATGCTAATGGCGTTGGGAAAATCAACCAACTGCCAATCGTCAAGATGGGCCGTGGGTTCGTCCCCAATGGCAGAGAGAGGGGAAGCTTCACGATGGTGTTGCACCGGATCACGACGCTCGGCAGAGGTCTGCTCCTGGGACGACGACGAATGCATGGGAGGAATGTTGGCTTCAGTCATGACGCAGACTCGATTCACCTAAACAGACGTTAACAGACTCTAAACATATCCGCACCGCCACAGCAGTGGTCAAACCTTTAGGCAAGGGATGCCCCAATGTAGTCTTATCCCTTGACGGAATGGATGTCGATGTATCGTAGGGTTGCAGCTATCGACAGCTCAGCTCCACACCCCTAAGACCTAGATTAAGATCTAGATGATCTAGATATAGAAGACACAGATTAGCCAGCTTTGGGCAAAAGCAGGGGGACGTCATGGAGCGGTAATCTGCTCAACGGTTAACGGAGTCCATGATCGCGGAACGGCGCGAGACCAGCATCTCAAGTCATAGGCTGGATGGACATTAGACCGGCTGGACGGCATCCGTCACCCTAAGATATGCGAGATTTTAGACATCTGCAATGTTGAGCAGAAGTTGAGCGGAATCAAAACCTTGGCGATCGCCCCCCATCTAGACCTTAACGCCCAAACCGTCTATCCATCTCTGAACATGCATGTTTAAAGATGCATGAAGCGATCGCAACAATGCGTAAAGCGATCGCTCCTATCTTAGAGCCGCTCAAGCAACATCAACCCAATCGGTCAAGCCTTTGGTGTACCTGAGATTGGGCCATATCAGCCAATTCTGCCCCGAGGCGATCGCTGTCCAACGAGCCGACGCAACCCAGCCATACCAGCTCCTCAGAGCGCCGGTGTGACACGAAAATTCACGGTTTTCCACCCATGACTTCGCTATCGTACAACTAGAGGGCTAGAGCGAAACCGTCATCGCATCAAAGGTTCCGCCGTCCCTGTGATCTCTCCACTCCAACCATGGGGCATGGATTGACCACCACCACCCACAGGCATTATGGAGTCGATATCCTATGGCTACGCTTTCCCAACCATCCTTTCGTCCAAACCGCTGGGTCATGGTGGCCCTAGCCTCTCTAGCCATTTGGTTAGGGGGCAGCATCGTGGTCGATATGGTCATGATGCCTAGCCTCTACCTAACGGGCATGATGACCCAGTCTGACTTTGCCTCCGCTGGCTATCTGATGTTCTGGATTTTTAACCGCGTTGAACTCCTCTTGGCGGCAGTTGTGGTCACCAGCATGTTGCTGCTCACCCGTCTCCAGGTGATTCAAGCAACCACCCGTCAATGGGCGATCGCTCTCGCATCGGTACTGGTCAGCATTTGCTTGCTGGAAACCTACATCTT
This genomic stretch from Candidatus Obscuribacterales bacterium harbors:
- a CDS encoding biotin--[acetyl-CoA-carboxylase] ligase — its product is MSYSIALNHLVNPNALPMPEPIWTDFQQQIVQTELEQIYRSGTRLSPRFAPTAAIAPQLYAYTTLESTNLFLADLMQQGAAEGTVVIAQQQQSGRGQRGRVWQSEVGGIYLSVALRPDCSAQAAQQLTLCCSWGIAQALRQGSIPVQIKWPNDLVIEGRKLAGILTETRLRQGQVKQAVVGVGLNWRNTTPAHGIALRDWLIEQGRSPLPSMEQVVAQVLWGLLSAYGLWQQVGMAAIAPDYHELLSHLGQWVPLGDRQVQVIGISPQGDLEVREAETESDRHLQPGEIHLGYATPGEPNSNALSAGKGGEINRG